The Halorubrum salinarum genome segment ATTCGATCACCGACTTCGTCGAGCACTGGGCCGACGAGTGGGAGATCGACCTCGTGTACGCCCGCAACGAGGACGTGGGCGCCTACGTCGACGAACACGGCCTCGAACCGGGCGACGACATCCCCGTCGACGCCCTCTCGGAACACAACCAGCACCACATCCGGGAGATCCTGGAGTTCGAGGAGGACTCGTTCCCGTTCCTGCTCGACACGTACGTCGGCAACCACCTGCTGAAGACGGTCGCGCTCAACGACGCCTTGGAGGAGCACGACATCGACGGCGTCATCTCCGGCGTCCGCTGGGACGAGCAGGAGGCCCGCGCCGACGAGACGTTCTTCTCGCCGCGCCACGATCCTGATCTCTTCCCGCCGCACGACCGTATCCAGCCCATCCTCCAGTTCGCCGAGGCCGACGTGTGGGAGGCGTTCTGGAACTTCGTCGTGCCGGACACGGTGGAGGCGTTCCCCGACGAGGGATACATCCCGCAGGCCGACGACGACCTGCCCGAAGGCGTTACCCAGGAGGACATCCCGATCTCGCCGAAGTACTTCGCCGGGTTCCGCTCGCTCGGCAGCGAGGTCTCGACCGAGAAGACGACCGAGGAGCCCGCGTGGCTCCAGAACCTCGAGGACACGACCGAGCGCGCCGGCCGCGCCCAGGACAAAGAAGACCTGATGGAGCGCCTGCGCGACCTCGGCTACATGTGATCGCCGCCGGGGCATAGCCCCGACCGACCCTTTTTACGCAGCAGCTCCTTCGTCCTTCGGTCAGCGTTAGCGACCGTCGGCGCTCGCCTCGTCGGCCGACGCGGTGAAGCCGACCTCGCGGAGTCGCTCCGCGAGCGGGAGGCCGATCCCGGACGCCGGCGTCAACACGCCGCCGTCGAACGGGGAGTCGACCTCGTCGCGCGCCAGGCAGACCGCCGACTCGCCGAGCATCCGCGCGGTGGCGCCGTAGCCCGGATCGCGGTCGGCGCCGAACTCGGCCTCCACAGTGAACGGCCCGTCCGCCGCCGTCCCGCGTCCGAGGACGCGGATCCGGAAGTGGCCCGCCTCGGCCTCTTCCCGCGTCGGCCCCTCGCCCGGGTCCGGGAAGACGTATCGCCGGAGCGCGGAACGCAGCGGTCCGACGGACATCGCAGCCGTGAACAGGCCGAGGCCGCCGGCGACGGCGCCCGCGGTCGCCGCGCCCCGCACCCCCTCGCCGGTCGGGACCACCTCCGAACACCGGAACTCGCGCCCCCACGGGTACCCGAGGAGCGCGTTGCTCCGGCGCACCACCCGCTCGTTCACCGCGGCCATCGGCGACGGCGCCGTCCACTCGCCCCGCAGCGGGTCCCGCCGCGGCCAGCGCTGTGCGCCCGGGTCGACGCCGCTCCGCTCGCCGCGCGGCGCCAGCGAGTAGGGGTTGCGGAGCGTCTCCCGCGCGAGCGGATCGGTCGCGGCCGCTTCGAACAGCTCGCCGGCGCTCGCCAGCGTCCCGCCGCTGACGCTCCCGCTGCCCCCGTCGAGGTAGATCTGGACCGTCTCGCAGGGCGCGCCGTGCGCCTCTCGCGCGTACGACTGCGCGAGCAGGGTGCCGAGGTCCGCCGGGACCGAGTCGAACCCGCAGCTGTGGACGATCCTGGCGTCGGCGTCGACCGCCGCCTCGTGGAAGCGGTCCACGGTCTCGCGCACCCAGTTCACCTCGCCGGTGAGGTCGCAGTAGTCCGTGCCGGTCTCGACGCAGGCCTCGACCAGCGGCGTCCCGAGCCGGGTGTAGGGGCCGACCGTCGTACACACCACCTCCGCGTCTCGGGCGACCGCGCGCAGGCTATCGGGGTCGGTGGCGTCGCCCACGACGACGGCGACATCGTCTCGCGCGTCGCTGCGACGGGCGAGGTCGTCGGCGAGCGCGTCGAGCTTCTCCCGATCGCGTCCGCCGACGGCCAGCGAGAGATCGGCGGGGCCGTACCGCTCGGCGAGGAACTCGGCCGTGAACCGCCCGGCGACCCCGGTCGCGCCCCACACCACGACGTCGTGCGTCGGCTCGGCGTCGGTCATTCGGGAGGGGCTAGGGCGCGGCGTCGGTAAACTGGTGCGGTACCGCGCGGCGACCGCCGGCGATTGGGGCGTCACGAGGCCCTGACACGCGCTACCTCTTTAACGCCGGGGCCGTACACAGTGGTATGGCCGTTGGCACTCGGTTGTCACTACAGCTCGCCGACTTCGGTACCCGCTCGCTCGTCACGCACAGCCTGATGGTGTTGGGGTTCATCGGGGCGGTGTACACGGGGCTGTTCGTCGAAGGACAGATCGGCACCGTCTCGATGGCGGCGTTCATCAACTTCACCGCCGGGCTGTGGATCTCGCAGTCGATCCACTCGCTCGGCAACGCCGCGACCGACGACGAGTACCAGGGCGTCCTCAAGGAGATATTGAACCGTGTCTAGCGAACCCGGGATCGACACCGCCCGCTTCGGGCGGATCCTCGCGCTCGTCGGCTTCGTCACGACCGTCTTCCTGTTCCTGACGGCGCAGCGGCTGTCCGGCGACGCGTTCCAGATCGGCGCGGTCGCCATCGGGATGGTGGGGCTTATCACCGCCATCATCGGCTTCCTCGTCGCCGCCGGCAGCGCCGTCGACGCGTCCTGACCGCCGTCCCGCTTCTCGTTCGGGTTACTGATACGGCTCGCAGACCAGCTCGACGCCTTCCTCGAAGCCGATCTCCGGCTCCCAGCCGGTGGCCTCGTGGAACTGCGAGTAGTCGGCCATCGTGTCGTGGACGTAGCCGTCGAAGGGACACTCTATGTACTCGGGGTCGACGTCGGTGCCGAGCGCGTCGTTGATCATGTCGACCATCTCGTTGAACGAGTACGCTTCCTGGGTGCCGACGTTGTACACGCCCGTCAGCTCGTGGTCGGCGGCGAGCTCGCACGCGCGGGCCACGTCGGAAACGTGCGTGAAGTCGCGGGTCTGAGAGCCGTCGCCGAACAGCTCGGGCGCCTCCCCGTTGGCGATGGCGTCCGCGAACTGCGCGACCGTGTTCGCGTACTCGCCCTTGTGTTCCTCGTTGCCGCCGAACCCCTGGTACACCGAGAAGAACCGCAGGCCGGCCATGTTCATGTCGTGGTGGTTGGCGTAGTACTCGGCGTAACGCTCGCGCGCGAGCTTGGACGCCTCGTAGGCCGTGCGCGCCTCCACGTCCATGTCGACCGGCGAGGGCTCGGTGCGGCTCCCGTAGATGGAGGAGGTGGAGGCGTAGACGACGGTGTCACACCCTTCCTTTCGAGCGCGTTCGACCGTGTTAACGAACCCTTCGACGTTGACGCGGCAGCCACGCTGGGGGTCGCTCTCGTGCATGTTCCGCGAGGAGAGCGCGGCGAGGTGGAAGACGACGTCGACGTCGACGGGGAACTCGCCGTCGACGACTGAGGCCTCGACGAACTCCACGTCGTCGTCGAGGTTCTCGGGCGTGCCGAGGTAGGTGTCGTCGACCGCGATCACGTCGTTGTCGGCGGCGAGGCGGTTCGCGAGGTTCGAGCCGATGAATCCCGCGCCGCCCGTGACGAGGACGCGTTTGTCCTGCATGGGCGACGCTTCTCCGAGACGGCTGTTTAGCGCTTCGGTCTCGTCGGCTCGCGACGCGCGAAATTCCACGCGTGGAAC includes the following:
- a CDS encoding NAD-dependent epimerase/dehydratase family protein; this encodes MQDKRVLVTGGAGFIGSNLANRLAADNDVIAVDDTYLGTPENLDDDVEFVEASVVDGEFPVDVDVVFHLAALSSRNMHESDPQRGCRVNVEGFVNTVERARKEGCDTVVYASTSSIYGSRTEPSPVDMDVEARTAYEASKLARERYAEYYANHHDMNMAGLRFFSVYQGFGGNEEHKGEYANTVAQFADAIANGEAPELFGDGSQTRDFTHVSDVARACELAADHELTGVYNVGTQEAYSFNEMVDMINDALGTDVDPEYIECPFDGYVHDTMADYSQFHEATGWEPEIGFEEGVELVCEPYQ
- a CDS encoding phosphoadenosine phosphosulfate reductase family protein, which gives rise to MSDDFPASVDVDYTDGEGETPDDYPSIQHKIEKAVEVTRRGLEQYDNPAVMWTGGKDSTLTLYFINQVAEEYGYEKPTAVFIDHFQHFDSITDFVEHWADEWEIDLVYARNEDVGAYVDEHGLEPGDDIPVDALSEHNQHHIREILEFEEDSFPFLLDTYVGNHLLKTVALNDALEEHDIDGVISGVRWDEQEARADETFFSPRHDPDLFPPHDRIQPILQFAEADVWEAFWNFVVPDTVEAFPDEGYIPQADDDLPEGVTQEDIPISPKYFAGFRSLGSEVSTEKTTEEPAWLQNLEDTTERAGRAQDKEDLMERLRDLGYM
- a CDS encoding saccharopine dehydrogenase family protein — encoded protein: MTDAEPTHDVVVWGATGVAGRFTAEFLAERYGPADLSLAVGGRDREKLDALADDLARRSDARDDVAVVVGDATDPDSLRAVARDAEVVCTTVGPYTRLGTPLVEACVETGTDYCDLTGEVNWVRETVDRFHEAAVDADARIVHSCGFDSVPADLGTLLAQSYAREAHGAPCETVQIYLDGGSGSVSGGTLASAGELFEAAATDPLARETLRNPYSLAPRGERSGVDPGAQRWPRRDPLRGEWTAPSPMAAVNERVVRRSNALLGYPWGREFRCSEVVPTGEGVRGAATAGAVAGGLGLFTAAMSVGPLRSALRRYVFPDPGEGPTREEAEAGHFRIRVLGRGTAADGPFTVEAEFGADRDPGYGATARMLGESAVCLARDEVDSPFDGGVLTPASGIGLPLAERLREVGFTASADEASADGR